The Streptomyces luteogriseus genome includes a window with the following:
- a CDS encoding PHP domain-containing protein, with protein sequence MTEQQLPTWADPSVSPAALDPQGVSRRGLLRRAGLFGAAFALGSAATNRTPALAAGDRRPGGEDPRLAYLVGDHHIHSVYSHDAKYTFSQLAAAGAEYGLDWMVFTEHSNIGHADFGAALEHKEILKARAENPRQLIFQGLEWYIPAAEHCTVFTAPGRHEVDLLTRFESAYDGKLLAYDKGGPADADTARNEAHAVKAIKWLAAQRRSGYVDDVLVLANHPMRLGIDSPHEMRAWRDAAPEIMIGMEGAPGAQGAAIPGWRGATSIRGEYENKPSAQSWPGYPADAYLTYGGFDWATATVGGLWDSMLAEGRMFSVTTNSDAHRIVFDTWKNGDWQPGRSFDTTGRLPDPVNTDTPQPGSDFWPGQFSRTHVGVTRYGYRAVMAGMRAGRVWLDHGHLLDGLDVRLTRDRDRGLGVTLGGRLRVRKGEKLTLNVTVTTASRPNPQGILPELAHVDVVRGAVRGPVADRDTWKAPDTRVAASKDVSGRKGTYTLRIPLTAGEESFYVRLRGSDGNRNGPGYLGASVDPHGPVPHAPGDGDPWADTWFYSNPVFVDVEGS encoded by the coding sequence ATGACCGAGCAGCAACTGCCCACCTGGGCCGATCCGTCCGTCTCCCCCGCCGCCCTCGACCCGCAGGGCGTGTCCCGCCGCGGCCTCCTGCGCCGCGCGGGCCTGTTCGGCGCCGCGTTCGCCCTGGGCTCGGCGGCGACCAACCGGACTCCCGCCCTGGCCGCCGGTGACAGACGGCCGGGCGGCGAGGACCCGCGCCTCGCCTACCTCGTCGGCGACCACCACATCCACTCCGTGTACAGCCACGACGCCAAGTACACGTTCTCCCAACTGGCCGCCGCGGGCGCCGAGTACGGCCTGGACTGGATGGTGTTCACCGAGCACTCCAACATCGGGCACGCCGACTTCGGGGCCGCGCTGGAGCACAAGGAGATCCTGAAGGCGCGTGCCGAGAACCCGCGTCAGCTGATCTTCCAAGGCCTGGAGTGGTACATACCGGCCGCCGAGCACTGCACGGTGTTCACCGCGCCCGGCCGGCACGAGGTCGACCTGCTCACCCGCTTCGAGAGCGCCTACGACGGCAAGCTCCTCGCCTACGACAAGGGCGGACCGGCCGACGCGGACACCGCCCGCAACGAGGCCCACGCGGTCAAGGCGATCAAGTGGCTGGCCGCGCAGCGCCGTTCGGGCTACGTCGACGACGTGCTGGTGCTCGCCAACCACCCCATGCGCCTGGGCATCGACTCGCCGCACGAGATGCGCGCCTGGCGGGACGCGGCGCCCGAGATCATGATCGGCATGGAGGGCGCGCCCGGTGCCCAGGGCGCGGCCATCCCCGGCTGGAGGGGTGCCACATCGATCCGGGGTGAGTACGAGAACAAGCCGTCCGCGCAGTCCTGGCCCGGCTACCCGGCGGACGCCTACCTCACGTACGGCGGCTTCGACTGGGCGACGGCGACCGTCGGCGGCCTGTGGGACTCGATGCTGGCCGAGGGCCGGATGTTCTCCGTCACCACCAACTCCGACGCCCACCGCATCGTCTTCGACACCTGGAAGAACGGCGACTGGCAGCCCGGCCGGAGCTTCGACACCACCGGCAGGCTGCCCGACCCGGTGAACACGGACACCCCACAGCCGGGCAGCGACTTCTGGCCAGGTCAGTTCAGCCGCACCCACGTGGGCGTGACCCGCTACGGCTACCGCGCGGTGATGGCGGGGATGCGCGCCGGCCGGGTCTGGCTGGACCACGGGCATCTGCTCGACGGGCTCGACGTCCGCCTGACCCGGGACCGCGACCGGGGCCTGGGCGTGACGCTCGGCGGCCGGCTGCGGGTGCGCAAGGGCGAGAAGCTCACTCTGAACGTCACGGTGACGACCGCCTCGCGGCCCAACCCGCAGGGGATCCTGCCCGAGTTGGCGCACGTGGACGTCGTCCGCGGCGCGGTGCGCGGCCCGGTCGCCGACCGCGACACCTGGAAGGCACCGGACACCCGGGTCGCCGCGTCGAAGGACGTCTCGGGCCGCAAGGGCACCTACACCCTGCGGATCCCGCTGACCGCGGGCGAGGAGTCCTTCTACGTCCGGTTGCGCGGCAGCGACGGCAACCGCAACGGCCCCGGCTACCTCGGCGCGTCGGTCGACCCGCACGGTCCGGTGCCGCACGCGCCCGGGGACGGTGACCCGTGGGCGGACACGTGGTTCTACTCGAACCCCGTCTTCGTCGACGTCGAAGGGTCCTGA
- a CDS encoding PaaX family transcriptional regulator codes for MTGEESLRPQSLMLTFLGDQVLGRDVCVYSGSVIDVFARAGIGEQATRSTLSRMVGRDLLRRQREGRRMYFGLTERSEAVLRDGEQRIWQTGAVNRHWDGTWTLLGFSLPESWQRRRHDLRSRLAWSGFGPLFNGLWIAPGEVDVSALVAELGLSAHVKVFRAHADTGTDIGRMIEETWELSDLAGRYEGFVGRWQHWEDDLPDPADALVLRLRLQTEWLQIVRRDPRLPVGHLPDDWPAEQAEKTFRTVHERLSPLAHEASARLLDLVPARPQA; via the coding sequence GTGACCGGTGAAGAGTCGCTGCGGCCCCAGTCCCTCATGCTGACGTTCCTGGGCGACCAGGTGCTCGGCCGCGACGTGTGCGTGTACTCGGGCAGCGTCATCGACGTGTTCGCCCGCGCCGGGATCGGCGAGCAGGCCACGCGCTCCACACTGAGCCGCATGGTGGGCCGTGACCTGCTGCGCCGGCAGCGCGAGGGCCGCCGCATGTACTTCGGGCTGACCGAACGCTCGGAGGCGGTGCTGCGCGACGGCGAGCAGCGCATCTGGCAGACGGGCGCCGTCAACCGGCACTGGGACGGCACCTGGACGCTGCTCGGCTTCTCCCTGCCGGAGTCCTGGCAGCGCCGGCGCCACGACCTGCGCTCCCGGCTGGCCTGGAGCGGTTTCGGCCCGCTGTTCAACGGCCTGTGGATCGCCCCCGGCGAGGTCGACGTGTCGGCCCTGGTGGCCGAACTCGGCCTGTCCGCCCACGTCAAAGTCTTCCGGGCGCACGCGGACACCGGCACGGACATCGGCCGGATGATCGAGGAGACCTGGGAGCTGTCCGACCTCGCCGGCCGCTACGAGGGGTTCGTGGGGCGCTGGCAGCACTGGGAGGACGACCTGCCCGACCCCGCTGACGCCCTCGTGCTGCGCCTGCGCCTGCAGACGGAGTGGCTGCAGATCGTCCGCCGCGACCCACGGCTGCCCGTCGGACACCTGCCGGACGACTGGCCGGCCGAACAGGCCGAGAAGACGTTCCGGACCGTGCACGAACGGCTCTCACCACTCGCCCACGAGGCCTCGGCCCGCCTTCTGGACCTGGTGCCCGCGCGGCCTCAGGCGTAG
- a CDS encoding MaoC family dehydratase encodes MSITVNGLDELKKLAGSDLGTSEWIEVTQERIDTFADATGDHQWIHVDPERAKEGPFGGPIAHGYLTLSLFIPLFTELLDVQGVTTKVNYGLNKVRFPSPVKVGSRIRLTANLAEVEEVPGGVQITVEGAIEIEGASKPAAVLQSLSRFYA; translated from the coding sequence ATGAGCATCACCGTCAACGGCCTCGACGAACTCAAGAAGCTCGCCGGCAGCGACCTCGGCACCAGTGAGTGGATCGAGGTGACGCAGGAGCGCATCGACACCTTCGCCGACGCCACGGGCGACCACCAGTGGATCCACGTGGACCCCGAGCGCGCCAAGGAGGGCCCCTTCGGCGGCCCCATCGCGCACGGCTACCTCACCCTCTCCCTCTTCATCCCCCTCTTCACCGAGCTGCTGGACGTCCAGGGCGTGACGACGAAGGTCAACTACGGCCTCAACAAGGTGCGTTTCCCGTCCCCCGTGAAGGTGGGCTCCCGCATCCGCCTGACGGCGAACCTCGCCGAGGTCGAGGAGGTGCCGGGCGGCGTGCAGATCACCGTCGAGGGCGCCATCGAGATCGAGGGCGCCTCCAAGCCGGCCGCGGTGCTGCAGAGCCTGTCGCGGTTCTACGCCTGA
- a CDS encoding acyl-CoA synthetase, with product MRNEGLGSWPARRARKTPHRTALIHGDTSADYATLYDRTTRLAHALRARGVRRGDRIAYLGPNHPSYLETLFAAGTLGAVFVPLNIRLAGPEIAYQLADSGARALVYGPSYAGLVAGLPGSTDVRVYLEAGPEYEAAVAEAPAEPIDEPVGADDTCIIMYTSGTTGRPKGAMLTHGNLTWNAVNVLVDTDLIADERALVSAPLFHTAGLNMLTLPVLLKGGTCVLVDAFDADATFDLVERHRITFMFGVPTMFDQVARHPRWPEADLSSLRILTCGGSPVPTPLIAAYQERGLTFLQGYGMTEAAPGTLFLDAEHAVSKAGSAGVPHFFSDVRVVRPDLSPVDAGEVGEVVVRGPHVMPGYWGLPEETAASFADGWFRSGDAAQIDEDGYVHIVDRIKDMIISGGENIYPAEIEDRLLTHPDIVECAVIGVPDDKWGEVPRAVVVPREGAALDPDEVLASLAGHLAKYKIPKSVVLADELPRTASGKLLKSRVRTRYGNQ from the coding sequence ATGCGCAACGAGGGACTGGGGTCATGGCCCGCACGCCGGGCCCGCAAGACCCCGCACCGCACCGCCCTGATCCACGGCGACACGTCCGCCGACTACGCCACGCTGTACGACCGGACCACCCGCCTCGCCCACGCCCTGCGCGCCCGGGGCGTGCGTCGCGGCGACCGCATCGCCTACCTCGGCCCGAACCACCCCTCCTACCTGGAGACCCTGTTCGCGGCCGGCACGCTCGGCGCGGTCTTCGTCCCGCTCAACATCCGCCTCGCCGGCCCCGAGATCGCCTACCAGCTCGCCGACTCCGGCGCCCGGGCCCTCGTCTACGGCCCGTCCTACGCCGGTCTGGTCGCCGGCCTGCCCGGCAGCACGGACGTCCGCGTCTACCTGGAGGCCGGCCCCGAGTACGAGGCGGCCGTCGCCGAGGCGCCCGCGGAGCCGATCGACGAGCCGGTCGGCGCCGACGACACCTGCATCATCATGTACACCTCGGGCACGACCGGCCGCCCCAAGGGCGCCATGCTCACCCACGGCAATCTCACCTGGAACGCGGTCAACGTCCTCGTCGACACCGACCTGATCGCCGACGAACGCGCCCTGGTCTCCGCCCCGCTGTTCCACACGGCGGGTCTGAACATGCTGACCCTGCCGGTCCTGCTCAAGGGCGGCACCTGCGTCCTGGTCGACGCCTTCGACGCGGACGCCACCTTCGACCTCGTCGAACGCCACCGCATCACCTTCATGTTCGGCGTGCCGACGATGTTCGACCAGGTGGCCCGCCACCCGCGCTGGCCGGAGGCGGACCTGTCCTCGCTGCGCATCCTCACCTGCGGCGGCTCCCCGGTCCCCACCCCGCTGATCGCCGCGTACCAGGAGCGCGGCCTGACCTTCCTCCAGGGCTACGGCATGACGGAGGCCGCCCCCGGCACTCTCTTCCTCGACGCCGAACACGCCGTGAGCAAGGCCGGATCGGCGGGCGTGCCGCACTTCTTCAGCGACGTCCGCGTCGTGCGGCCGGACCTGTCGCCGGTCGACGCCGGCGAGGTGGGCGAGGTCGTGGTGCGCGGCCCGCACGTCATGCCCGGCTATTGGGGTCTGCCCGAGGAGACGGCCGCGTCCTTCGCGGACGGCTGGTTCCGCAGCGGCGACGCCGCCCAGATCGACGAGGACGGCTACGTCCACATCGTCGACCGCATCAAGGACATGATCATCTCGGGCGGCGAGAACATTTACCCCGCCGAGATCGAGGACCGCCTCCTCACCCACCCGGACATCGTCGAGTGCGCGGTGATCGGGGTGCCGGACGACAAGTGGGGCGAGGTGCCCCGCGCGGTCGTCGTGCCCCGCGAGGGCGCCGCCCTCGACCCCGACGAGGTGCTCGCCTCCCTCGCGGGCCACCTCGCCAAGTACAAGATCCCCAAGTCGGTGGTCCTCGCGGACGAACTCCCGCGCACCGCCTCCGGAAAGCTCCTCAAATCCCGCGTCCGTACCCGCTACGGCAACCAGTAA
- a CDS encoding amidohydrolase family protein, whose translation MNVDDLVAIDVHTHAEVSSKGHSSLDDDLHDASSAYFKVEGKRKPTLEETAAYYRERNMAAVIFTVDAESATGTPPVPNEEVAEAAAANADVLIPFASIDPFRGKAGVKQARRLVEEYGVKGFKFHPSIQGFFPNDRAVAYELYEVIEETGAIALFHTGQTGIGAGVPGGGGIRLKYSNPLHVDDVAADFPHLKIILAHPSFPWQDEALAVATHKPGVHIDLSGWSPKYFPPQLVQYANTLLKDKVLFGSDFPVLTPDRWLADFGKLTIKDEVRPKILKENAARLLGLTKP comes from the coding sequence ATGAACGTCGACGACCTGGTCGCGATCGACGTCCACACGCACGCCGAGGTGTCCTCCAAGGGACACTCCTCCCTCGACGACGACCTGCACGACGCCTCCTCGGCCTACTTCAAGGTCGAGGGCAAGCGGAAGCCGACCTTGGAGGAGACCGCCGCGTACTACCGCGAGCGGAACATGGCCGCCGTGATCTTCACGGTCGACGCCGAGTCCGCCACCGGCACCCCGCCCGTCCCCAACGAGGAGGTCGCCGAGGCGGCCGCCGCCAACGCCGACGTCCTCATCCCCTTCGCCTCCATCGACCCCTTCCGGGGGAAGGCGGGCGTCAAGCAGGCCCGGCGGCTGGTCGAGGAGTACGGGGTGAAGGGGTTCAAGTTCCACCCCAGCATCCAGGGCTTCTTCCCCAACGACCGCGCGGTGGCGTACGAGCTGTACGAGGTGATCGAGGAGACGGGCGCGATCGCCCTCTTCCACACCGGCCAGACGGGCATCGGCGCCGGAGTCCCCGGCGGGGGCGGGATCCGGCTGAAATATTCCAACCCGCTCCACGTGGACGACGTGGCGGCCGACTTCCCGCACCTGAAGATCATCCTGGCGCACCCGTCCTTCCCCTGGCAGGACGAGGCCCTGGCCGTCGCCACCCACAAGCCGGGCGTGCACATCGACCTTTCCGGCTGGTCGCCGAAGTACTTCCCGCCGCAGCTCGTGCAGTACGCGAACACGCTGCTGAAGGACAAGGTCCTCTTCGGCTCGGACTTCCCCGTCCTCACCCCGGACCGCTGGCTCGCCGACTTCGGCAAGCTGACGATCAAGGACGAGGTACGGCCGAAGATCCTCAAGGAGAACGCGGCCCGCCTGCTCGGGCTGACGAAACCGTAA
- a CDS encoding SDR family NAD(P)-dependent oxidoreductase produces MPSIDLSGKAAVVTGSGRGLGLAYAHALAAHGASVVVNDVDEAVAEAAVKSIAEAGGKAVAEVVPVGTSEAAERLVNRAVEEFGRLDVLVTNAGILRDKVLWKMTDEDFDAVLTTHLKGTFTCARAAAVRMREQGEGGSLILVGSPAGQRGNFGQTNYAAAKAGIAAMARTWSMELGRAGITVNAIVPVAATAMTETIPAFAPYIEAMRNGEPLPDFLRKGEGFGTPEDCAALVPFLASEAARGVTGQCVGIGGDKVALWSHPQEIRAAYADGGWTPETLADAWPTSVGAEPQSVGIPAPKFPEA; encoded by the coding sequence ACCGGCAGCGGTCGCGGCCTCGGCCTCGCCTACGCCCACGCCCTGGCCGCCCACGGCGCGTCCGTGGTCGTCAACGACGTCGACGAGGCGGTGGCCGAGGCGGCCGTGAAGTCCATCGCGGAAGCGGGCGGCAAGGCCGTCGCCGAGGTCGTTCCGGTCGGCACCTCCGAGGCCGCCGAGCGGCTGGTGAACCGCGCGGTCGAGGAGTTCGGCCGGCTCGACGTCCTCGTCACCAACGCGGGCATTCTGCGGGACAAGGTCCTGTGGAAGATGACCGACGAGGACTTCGACGCGGTCCTCACCACCCACCTCAAGGGCACCTTCACCTGCGCCCGAGCCGCCGCCGTCCGGATGCGCGAGCAGGGTGAGGGCGGCTCGCTGATCCTGGTCGGCTCCCCGGCCGGCCAGCGCGGCAACTTCGGCCAGACGAACTACGCCGCGGCCAAGGCCGGCATCGCGGCGATGGCCCGCACCTGGTCGATGGAGCTGGGCCGGGCGGGCATCACGGTCAACGCGATCGTGCCGGTCGCCGCCACCGCGATGACCGAGACCATCCCGGCCTTCGCGCCGTACATCGAGGCCATGAGGAACGGCGAGCCGCTCCCGGACTTCCTGCGCAAGGGCGAGGGCTTCGGCACCCCCGAGGACTGCGCGGCCCTCGTCCCGTTCCTCGCCTCCGAGGCCGCCCGGGGCGTCACCGGTCAGTGCGTCGGCATCGGCGGCGACAAGGTGGCACTCTGGTCGCATCCGCAGGAGATCAGGGCGGCCTACGCCGACGGCGGCTGGACCCCGGAGACGCTGGCCGACGCCTGGCCCACCTCGGTCGGTGCCGAGCCGCAGTCGGTCGGCATCCCGGCGCCGAAGTTCCCGGAGGCGTGA